In Planctomycetota bacterium, the sequence TCCGCAGGCTGAATGCAACCCTGGAATGGACCGGGCCGTAGAGTCTCTCGCGTATCTCGAGCGACTTGCGGAGGTGCGCCTCGGCGTCGGCAAGATTCTCGAACATGAGCGGAAGTGCCAGGATGTCGTGCCCTGCGGCAGCCTGCTCGCTATCCCCGCCGGTCTCGGCCGCAAGGCGGGCCAAATCCAGGAAATCAACTTCGGTGGCCTGCGGCCTGACCCAAGAGTGGACGGCCTTGTCAAGACGGTGGAACAGTCCTTGGAATTGGGCCAAGACGCATCCCAGGATGACAACGAACGGAAAAACCATCCGCGTCAGACGCCCCCACGTTTGCAGTCGCCGCCAGAATACGACGAGCCGCACACAGAAGACGATAAGCGCAACCGGCGACGCGAAGAACA encodes:
- a CDS encoding tetratricopeptide repeat protein yields the protein MSAESTTGAAPQPVRRTVDAVLAVIVVAALLLTSFAVVFGEYLRDRTGSEFYLVIPLVVFFASPVALIVFCVRLVVFWRRLQTWGRLTRMVFPFVVILGCVLAQFQGLFHRLDKAVHSWVRPQATEVDFLDLARLAAETGGDSEQAAAGHDILALPLMFENLADAEAHLRKSLEIRERLYGPVHSRVAFSLRNLARVLSMQRKFEEAAAALNRALNIQEGDSGPDSDAVADILSEYADVLQEMNQSKRAATLQTRAKAIRDKAQEIRP